In one Lolium rigidum isolate FL_2022 chromosome 3, APGP_CSIRO_Lrig_0.1, whole genome shotgun sequence genomic region, the following are encoded:
- the LOC124697679 gene encoding protein BPS1, chloroplastic-like, with protein MPSYARRRQQCPLLAAFCDSLVDGLARLESTLSSSVSIRWCADAMRLVRRMQRDLLAVFRSADAPVAAGDCHGAGDSWLEQYMQETAALLDLCNALKSAVSRMHRYCMVVDFAAQVHGCRAGATAASLVAAGTAASEGTDAPSSAVAVHGKLSDVRAVVSEAERLGRKILSSGGGSVVLVTLVAKITMAVVATSVLHALTHTSPLPHLDDQDDVGAGGAHQCSSALARVAVPEQLRPWRESLSAINDRVAALPASIAEHESVATAVRDMIGGKMEGSEDHVELLRVRSGELREGVETFDCVLDQVFDEVIRGRNEMLGIFRDKALT; from the coding sequence ATGCCGAGCTACGCTCGCCGCCGCCAGCAGTGCCCTCTCCTCGCCGCCTTCTGTGactcgctcgtcgacgggctcgcgcGCCTCGAGAGCACGCTGTCGTCGTCGGTCTCCATTCGGTGGTGCGCCGACGCCATGCGGCTGGTCAGGCGGATGCAGCGCGACCTGCTCGCCGTCTTCAGGAGCGCTGAcgcgccggtggcggccggggacTGCCACGGTGCCGGAGACTCCTGGCTGGAGCAGTACATGCAGGAGACGGCGGCGCTCCTCGACCTCTGCAACGCGCTCAAGTCCGCAGTGTCGCGGATGCATCGATACTGCATGGTGGTGGACTTCGCCGCGCAGGTGCATGGCTGCCGTGCCGGCGCAACCGCCGCGTCGCTCGTCGCCGCCGGGACTGCAGCGTCGGAGGGGACGGACGCACCGTCGTCGGCCGTCGCTGTCCACGGCAAGCTCTCGGATGTGAGGGCTGTGGTGAGCGAGGCCGAGAGGCTAGGGAGAAAGATCCTgtccagcggcggcggcagcgtagTTCTCGTCACGCTCGTCGCCAAGATCACAATGGCAGTCGTGGCCACCTCCGTGCTCCACGCGCTCACTCACACATCACCTCTTCCCCATCTCGACGACCAGGACGacgtcggcgccggcggcgcgcaCCAGTGCAGCAGTGCGCTCGCCCGCGTCGCCGTCCCAGAGCAACTGAGGCCTTGGCGCGAGTCGCTGTCGGCGATCAACGACCGGGTAGCGGCCCTGCCGGCGAGCATCGCGGAGCACGAGAGCGTCGCAACGGCGGTAAGGGACATGATCGGCGGCAAGATGGAAGGATCAGAGGATCATGTGGAGCTGCTGAGGGTGAGGTCCGGCGAGCTCCGGGAGGGGGTGGAGACGTTCGACTGCGTTCTTGATCAAGTCTTTGACGAGGTGATCAGGGGCAGGAATGAGATGCTGGGGATCTTCAGAGACAAGGCTCTCACGTAG